One region of Trichoderma breve strain T069 chromosome 7 map unlocalized scaffold00007, whole genome shotgun sequence genomic DNA includes:
- a CDS encoding NUDIX domain-containing protein, whose amino-acid sequence MTAFTYTHSPSLAPLTTQSPQTLSATSNPPIDHLMTSVMVLRQSHSHSHSQNKLPPQILLLRRHPADSYPLKWEPPGGSIDPSDITVLSAAARELHEETNLSNPHFHTWVAMARELNTEEASRMKNWGVLPEEELARDVDVKIDGEGNVVRVTTFLETKDVWGKMNFVATVDEGAEVEIDPEEHVEWGWFTEEEVRRGRAVLPLENGNGIVNGEKEEKERMLEFTSQAVWGSVLEAFRVGRELGVIV is encoded by the coding sequence ATGACGGCATTCACTTACACCCACTCACCCTCCCTCGCCCCCCTAACAACTCAATCCCCCCAAACCCTCTCTGCAACCAGCAACCCCCCCATCGACCACCTCATGACCAGCGTCATGGTCCTCCGCCaatctcactctcactctcactctcaaAACAAACTCCCGCCGCAaattctcctcctccgtcgCCACCCAGCAGATTCCTACCCCCTCAAATGGGAACCCCCCGGCGGCTCCATCGACCCTTCCGACATCACGGTTCTCTCCGCCGCAGCCCGCGAACTCCACGAGGAAACGAACCTCTCAAACCCTCATTTCCACACATGGGTCGCCATGGCGCGGGAATTAAACACCGAGGAAGCTTCGCGGATGAAGAACTGGGGTGTTTTGCCGGAGGAGGAACTCGCGAGGGATGTGGATGTGAAGATTGATGGGGAAGGGAATGTAGTTAGGGTGACGACGTTTTTGGAGACAAAGGATGTTTGGGGGAAGATGAATTTCGTTGCTACGGTGGATGAGGGTGCGGAGGTTGAGATTGATCCTGAGGAGCATGTTGAGTGGGGGTGGTTtacggaggaggaggtgaggAGGGGCCGGGCTGTTTTGCCTTTGGAGAATGGGAATGGGATTGTGAatggagagaaggaggagaaggagagaatgtTGGAGTTTACGAGTCAGGCGGTTTGGGGGTCTGTTTTGGAGGCGTTTAGGGTGGGTAGGGAGTTGGGTGTGATTGTGTGA